Proteins co-encoded in one Paracrocinitomix mangrovi genomic window:
- the bshB1 gene encoding bacillithiol biosynthesis deacetylase BshB1, producing the protein MKLDILAIAAHPDDAELGVSGTLIKAKKSGKKVGILDLTRGELGTRGTAELRDQEASDASDLMNLDFRVNLGMADGFFENVRQNQMLIIEQLRKFQPDVVFINAPHDRHPDHGKAAALAKDACFLSGLPKIKTALNDVKQEAWRPRAVYHYIQDYYIKPDVVVDISDVVEAKIEAIKAYKTQFYDPESKEPLTPISGEEFFDVLKGRWRDFGRYIGAEFAEGFVFTRPAGVKDITDLI; encoded by the coding sequence ATGAAATTAGACATTCTGGCAATTGCCGCACACCCTGATGATGCTGAATTAGGAGTGTCAGGAACACTTATTAAAGCCAAGAAAAGCGGAAAGAAAGTAGGAATTCTGGATTTGACCAGAGGTGAATTAGGAACAAGAGGAACTGCAGAGTTAAGAGATCAGGAAGCGTCAGATGCTTCAGATTTAATGAACCTGGATTTTAGAGTGAATCTTGGAATGGCGGATGGATTTTTTGAAAATGTCAGACAAAATCAAATGCTCATCATTGAACAGTTGAGAAAGTTTCAGCCGGATGTTGTATTTATCAATGCACCTCATGATAGACATCCTGATCATGGTAAAGCTGCAGCTTTGGCAAAAGATGCATGTTTTTTATCAGGATTACCTAAAATAAAAACAGCATTGAATGATGTAAAGCAAGAAGCCTGGAGACCTAGAGCTGTTTATCATTACATTCAGGATTATTATATAAAACCGGATGTTGTAGTTGATATTTCGGATGTAGTAGAGGCTAAAATTGAAGCGATAAAGGCATACAAAACTCAATTCTATGATCCCGAAAGCAAAGAACCTTTAACCCCAATATCAGGAGAAGAGTTTTTTGATGTTTTAAAAGGACGTTGGAGAGATTTTGGAAGATACATTGGTGCAGAGTTCGCAGAAGGGTTTGTTTTCACCAGGCCTGCCGGAGTTAAGGATATTACCGATTTGATTTAA
- the bioA gene encoding adenosylmethionine--8-amino-7-oxononanoate transaminase, with amino-acid sequence MSLLEKDKKYVWHPFTQASLSPDLIPVVKAEGVWVIDEKGNKYIDANSSWWTVLHGHGNQQIIDGITKQINSLDHIIFAGATHPKAVEIAERLVELLPGNFSKAFFSDNGSTAIEVAIKMVYQYWHNKSVKKGKFLAIEGAYHGDTFGAMSVGERDFFNKPFEHLFFDVDYLPFPTKENANDVLSLAKKLMAEGNYAGFIFEPLVQGAAGMRIYDAEVLNELIKLAKANDVITIADEVMTGFYRLGTMFALDQIEEEVDIVCLSKGLTGGVMAMGLTITTEAIFEAFKGDDLAKAFLHGHSFTGNPIASAAACASLGVLLTEESKSKVAMISEMHAQICELWKGKKGIRDIGSKGTILRIDVDVDTKASYFSSLRYEAYQYFLENGILIRPLGNVIFVNPPYCISKEELQHIYHHIDLFIERIQKSK; translated from the coding sequence ATGTCTTTATTAGAAAAAGATAAAAAATACGTTTGGCATCCTTTCACCCAGGCCAGCCTATCTCCGGATTTAATTCCGGTTGTTAAAGCAGAAGGAGTTTGGGTTATTGATGAAAAAGGCAATAAATATATAGATGCCAATTCTAGTTGGTGGACGGTTTTACATGGACACGGTAATCAACAAATCATAGACGGAATAACCAAGCAGATCAACAGTTTGGATCACATTATTTTTGCGGGAGCTACACATCCTAAAGCTGTTGAAATAGCAGAACGATTGGTGGAATTGTTACCGGGAAATTTTAGTAAAGCATTTTTTTCAGATAATGGGTCTACAGCTATTGAGGTGGCTATTAAGATGGTTTATCAGTATTGGCACAATAAATCAGTAAAAAAAGGCAAGTTTTTAGCTATTGAAGGAGCTTATCACGGAGATACCTTTGGCGCCATGAGTGTAGGGGAGAGGGACTTTTTTAACAAGCCATTTGAGCACTTGTTTTTTGATGTAGATTATCTTCCATTTCCCACAAAAGAAAATGCAAATGATGTTTTGTCATTGGCTAAAAAGTTAATGGCAGAAGGAAATTATGCCGGTTTTATTTTTGAGCCATTGGTTCAAGGTGCTGCGGGGATGAGGATTTATGATGCTGAAGTATTGAATGAATTGATCAAATTGGCCAAAGCCAATGATGTTATTACGATAGCGGATGAAGTAATGACGGGGTTTTACAGATTAGGAACCATGTTTGCACTTGATCAAATTGAAGAGGAAGTTGATATTGTTTGTTTATCAAAAGGATTGACTGGAGGAGTGATGGCTATGGGGTTAACCATTACTACCGAAGCAATATTTGAAGCATTTAAAGGAGATGATTTAGCCAAAGCCTTTTTGCATGGACATTCGTTTACCGGAAATCCAATTGCTTCAGCAGCCGCATGTGCTTCTTTGGGTGTTTTATTGACAGAAGAGAGCAAATCAAAAGTGGCAATGATCTCTGAAATGCATGCTCAAATCTGTGAGCTATGGAAAGGTAAAAAAGGAATTAGAGATATTGGAAGTAAAGGAACTATCCTTAGAATTGATGTTGATGTAGATACCAAGGCGAGTTATTTTTCTTCGTTAAGGTATGAGGCGTATCAATATTTTTTAGAAAATGGAATCTTAATAAGACCCTTAGGTAATGTGATATTTGTTAATCCTCCTTATTGTATTTCAAAAGAAGAATTGCAGCACATTTACCATCATATTGATTTGTTTATTGAACGAATCCAAAAGTCTAAATAA
- the scpA gene encoding methylmalonyl-CoA mutase, with the protein MSRVTFDHIELQPAQEVSKDQTESTFKTAEQIDIKSKYAAVDIKNAEHLGFVSGIAPYLRGPYSTMYTMRPWTIRQYAGFSTAEESNAFYRRNLAAGQKGLSVAFDLATHRGYDSDHERVVGDVGKAGVAIDSVEDMKVLFDQIPLDKMSVSMTMNGAVIPIMAFYIVAAEEQGVKPEELAGTIQNDILKEFMVRNTYIYPPQYSMAIIADIFKYTSELMPKFNSISISGYHMQEAGATADLELAYTLADGLEYIRTGVKSGMDIDVFAPRLSFFWGIGMNHFMEIAKMRAARMIWAKLVKQFDPKNTKSMALRTHCQTSGWSLTEQDPYNNVARTCIEALAAAFGGTQSLHTNALDEAIALPTDFSARIARNTQIYLQEETGITHAIDPWGGSYYVEKLTEEIAHKAWEHIQEVEELGGMAKAIESGIPKMRIEEAAARKQARIDSGNDVIVGVNRYQLEKEDEIEILEIDNTKVRQDQIAGLKKLRANRNEAEVQEALNKLKALAHEIKSNPDRERDINANLLHLAVDCARKRASLGEISDAMEDAFGRYQATIRSISGVYSTEAMQDKDFIEAKELVEKFTKLEGRRPRIMVAKMGQDGHDRGAKVISTSFADIGFDVDIGPLFQTPQEVVKQAIENDVHIIGVSSLAAGHKTLVPQVIEELKKKDREDIMVVAGGVIPQQDYQYLYNAGVMGIFGPGTKISSAAIEILNIMLKYYD; encoded by the coding sequence ATGAGCAGAGTAACGTTTGATCACATAGAGCTACAACCGGCTCAGGAAGTATCTAAAGATCAAACCGAGTCGACTTTTAAAACTGCTGAACAAATTGACATCAAGTCAAAATATGCAGCTGTTGATATTAAAAATGCAGAACACCTTGGATTTGTTTCGGGTATAGCTCCTTATTTAAGAGGTCCCTATTCAACAATGTACACTATGCGTCCCTGGACAATTAGACAGTACGCGGGATTTTCAACGGCTGAGGAATCCAATGCATTTTACAGAAGAAATTTAGCAGCAGGGCAAAAAGGACTTTCTGTTGCATTTGACCTTGCCACACACCGTGGATACGATTCAGATCATGAGCGTGTTGTTGGTGATGTTGGTAAAGCAGGTGTGGCGATTGATTCTGTAGAAGACATGAAGGTTTTGTTTGATCAAATTCCTTTGGATAAAATGTCTGTTTCAATGACCATGAACGGTGCTGTTATTCCGATTATGGCATTTTACATAGTTGCGGCAGAAGAGCAAGGTGTTAAACCAGAAGAATTGGCGGGTACCATTCAAAATGATATCCTCAAGGAATTCATGGTGAGAAACACTTATATCTATCCTCCACAGTATTCAATGGCCATTATTGCAGATATTTTTAAGTACACATCTGAATTAATGCCAAAATTTAATTCAATATCTATTTCAGGTTACCACATGCAAGAAGCAGGTGCTACCGCAGATTTAGAATTGGCATACACCTTGGCAGATGGACTGGAATATATTCGTACAGGAGTAAAATCCGGGATGGATATTGATGTATTTGCTCCAAGACTTTCTTTCTTTTGGGGAATTGGAATGAATCATTTTATGGAGATTGCTAAAATGCGTGCAGCCAGAATGATTTGGGCCAAATTGGTAAAACAATTCGATCCGAAGAATACAAAATCAATGGCACTAAGAACGCATTGTCAAACTTCTGGTTGGAGTTTAACGGAGCAAGATCCATATAACAATGTAGCCAGAACTTGTATTGAGGCATTAGCCGCAGCTTTTGGAGGAACACAGTCTTTACATACAAACGCTTTAGACGAAGCCATTGCACTACCTACAGATTTTTCTGCCAGAATTGCCAGAAATACGCAAATCTACTTGCAGGAAGAAACAGGTATTACTCATGCTATTGACCCTTGGGGAGGATCCTATTATGTAGAAAAACTTACAGAAGAAATTGCTCATAAGGCCTGGGAACATATTCAAGAAGTTGAGGAATTAGGAGGAATGGCGAAAGCGATTGAATCCGGAATTCCTAAAATGAGAATTGAGGAAGCAGCTGCTAGAAAGCAAGCCAGAATTGATTCAGGAAATGACGTTATTGTTGGTGTAAACAGATATCAATTAGAAAAAGAAGATGAAATTGAAATTCTTGAAATTGACAACACCAAAGTAAGACAAGATCAAATTGCAGGATTAAAGAAATTACGTGCAAACAGAAATGAAGCAGAAGTGCAAGAAGCTTTAAATAAGCTAAAAGCCTTGGCTCATGAAATTAAATCCAATCCAGATAGAGAAAGGGATATCAATGCCAATTTGCTACACTTAGCAGTTGATTGTGCCAGAAAAAGAGCTTCTTTAGGAGAGATATCAGACGCAATGGAAGATGCTTTTGGCAGATATCAAGCTACTATAAGATCAATTTCAGGAGTTTATTCAACAGAAGCCATGCAAGACAAAGACTTTATTGAAGCTAAAGAATTAGTAGAGAAATTTACTAAGTTAGAAGGTAGAAGACCACGTATCATGGTAGCTAAAATGGGACAAGATGGCCATGACAGAGGTGCAAAAGTTATCTCTACTTCATTTGCCGACATTGGATTTGATGTTGATATTGGGCCTTTATTCCAAACTCCGCAAGAAGTAGTTAAACAAGCCATTGAAAATGATGTACACATCATAGGAGTTAGTTCTTTAGCTGCAGGACATAAAACATTGGTTCCCCAGGTAATTGAGGAATTAAAGAAAAAAGATAGAGAAGATATAATGGTAGTTGCGGGTGGTGTAATACCTCAACAAGACTATCAATATTTATATAATGCAGGTGTAATGGGAATTTTTGGTCCCGGTACCAAAATATCGTCTGCAGCCATTGAAATACTTAATATTATGCTAAAGTATTATGATTAA
- a CDS encoding methylmalonyl-CoA mutase family protein, protein MEKLFDNFKAVEYSKWVEQIEKDLKGKPLDVLLFAAEKEITINAFQNPEEAKQIRFPLVKKHANWKTRKFYATSDNKEILRDLNEGIDCLGLNYQDQASFEKSVDKVGFEFIDADVEFDNKDAAINFKGENSIRLNFDIIAQGIANGEWKNQLSDFTDFFKAQQAHQNIWVNGALYGNSGASTVQELAFTANHLNEYIQVLYDTGIDLATINKSIVIELSITNNYFVNIAKYKVMRYLIEHIFKAYDSNFKSEVITIYATNSDRFAAVNDSNNNLLRQTTQAMSAIIGGCDVLTIHPHDEQSELYNRMAKNISLLLREESYLDKVEDAAEGSYFVNTLCQIIAEKAWELFKSIEQKGGLIKAVETNFIQDAIASNRTYLIEQLNNGKLTFLGVNKYPSTLEDWKDVNPSENEDGVTFKSLQTFKLEGHFKKELHEQSNV, encoded by the coding sequence ATGGAAAAATTATTTGACAATTTTAAAGCTGTTGAATATTCAAAATGGGTTGAACAGATAGAGAAAGATCTTAAAGGCAAGCCTCTTGATGTTTTACTATTTGCAGCTGAGAAAGAAATAACAATAAATGCTTTTCAAAACCCTGAAGAAGCCAAACAAATTAGATTTCCGCTTGTAAAAAAGCACGCTAATTGGAAGACTAGAAAATTCTATGCAACTTCTGATAACAAGGAAATATTAAGAGATTTAAACGAGGGGATAGATTGTTTGGGGTTAAATTATCAAGATCAGGCATCATTTGAAAAATCTGTTGACAAAGTTGGCTTTGAATTCATTGATGCAGATGTTGAATTTGACAACAAAGATGCAGCAATCAACTTTAAAGGAGAGAACAGTATTCGTCTCAACTTTGATATAATTGCTCAAGGAATCGCTAACGGAGAATGGAAAAATCAATTGTCAGATTTTACAGACTTTTTTAAAGCACAGCAAGCTCATCAAAACATTTGGGTGAATGGAGCGTTGTACGGAAACTCTGGAGCATCAACTGTTCAGGAATTAGCTTTTACAGCCAATCATTTAAATGAATACATTCAAGTATTGTATGATACCGGTATTGACTTAGCCACTATCAATAAATCAATTGTGATAGAGCTATCTATCACCAATAACTACTTTGTAAATATTGCCAAGTACAAGGTGATGAGATATTTGATTGAGCATATCTTCAAGGCTTATGACAGCAATTTTAAAAGCGAAGTCATCACCATTTATGCAACTAACAGTGACAGATTTGCTGCTGTTAATGATAGCAACAATAATCTACTAAGACAGACAACACAAGCAATGTCCGCTATTATTGGAGGTTGTGATGTATTGACAATTCACCCTCATGATGAACAAAGCGAGTTGTACAACAGAATGGCTAAAAACATCTCATTATTGTTAAGAGAAGAATCGTATTTAGATAAGGTAGAAGACGCAGCTGAAGGATCTTACTTTGTAAATACCTTGTGTCAAATAATTGCTGAAAAAGCATGGGAATTGTTCAAATCTATAGAACAAAAAGGCGGATTGATAAAAGCAGTTGAAACCAATTTCATTCAAGACGCTATAGCTTCTAACAGAACTTATTTGATTGAACAATTAAACAACGGAAAATTGACCTTTTTAGGCGTAAATAAATATCCTTCTACTTTGGAAGATTGGAAAGATGTGAACCCTTCAGAAAATGAAGATGGGGTTACTTTCAAGTCATTACAAACATTCAAATTAGAAGGCCACTTTAAAAAAGAATTACATGAGCAGAGTAACGTTTGA
- the mazG gene encoding nucleoside triphosphate pyrophosphohydrolase: MEDKLKAFERLLNIMDDLREQCPWDKKQTLESLRHLTIEETYELADAIIANDLEELKGEIGDLMLHMVFYAKIASEKNAFDITDVLNAICDKLVHRHPHIYGDVKVSSEEEVKANWEKLKLKEGKKSVLEGVPKSLPALVKATRIQDKVKGIGFEWDNKDQVWEKVEEEIGEFQVEVEKGDKVKMEEEFGDVLFSLINYARWVGVNPEDALARTNQKFINRFMWMEAETAKDGKMLSEMNLEEMDVYWEQSKAHK; this comes from the coding sequence ATGGAGGACAAACTTAAAGCATTTGAAAGGCTTTTAAATATCATGGATGATCTGAGAGAACAATGTCCATGGGATAAAAAGCAAACATTAGAATCACTTAGACACCTCACTATTGAAGAGACCTATGAGTTGGCAGATGCTATTATTGCCAATGACTTAGAAGAACTGAAAGGTGAAATTGGAGACCTCATGTTGCATATGGTTTTTTATGCCAAAATAGCCTCAGAAAAGAATGCTTTTGACATTACAGATGTACTTAACGCCATTTGCGATAAACTTGTCCACAGGCATCCACACATCTATGGTGATGTAAAAGTTAGTTCAGAAGAGGAAGTAAAAGCCAATTGGGAAAAACTAAAGTTGAAAGAAGGCAAAAAATCAGTTTTAGAAGGAGTTCCTAAATCGTTACCTGCCTTAGTAAAAGCTACAAGAATTCAGGATAAAGTGAAAGGTATTGGATTTGAGTGGGACAACAAAGACCAAGTTTGGGAAAAGGTTGAAGAAGAAATTGGCGAATTTCAAGTTGAAGTTGAAAAAGGAGATAAAGTGAAGATGGAAGAGGAATTTGGTGATGTCTTATTTTCATTAATCAATTATGCCAGATGGGTTGGAGTAAATCCTGAAGATGCCTTGGCAAGAACAAATCAAAAATTCATTAATCGCTTTATGTGGATGGAAGCTGAAACAGCTAAAGACGGTAAAATGTTATCTGAGATGAATCTGGAAGAAATGGACGTTTATTGGGAACAATCTAAAGCACATAAATAA